In a genomic window of Gloeocapsopsis dulcis:
- a CDS encoding DUF2382 domain-containing protein has protein sequence MVLYKLEDFDSDYRTSFDDSDIKGYDVYTDVNNENVGTVKNILVDEAGHFRYFVVDTGFWIFGKEVLLPVGRARIDQGARRVVASGLTKDQVEALPEFSDDLRVDYDYEERVRGVYRPQTVESTAPLDTSTAATGAVAPRMDNTEYNRDTYDYQYDADLYNMNRQDQQSLKLYEERLVANKTRRKAGEVSIGKKVETETAQVAIPVEKEKVVVERTTPTDTTVTSPGTDAFREGEVARVELHEEAADVQKEAFVREEVKVKKVTEQDTVNAQETIRKEELDLGKTGNLNVDKRN, from the coding sequence ATGGTTCTCTATAAACTAGAAGACTTTGATTCTGACTACCGCACAAGTTTTGATGACAGCGATATCAAAGGATACGATGTCTATACAGACGTTAATAATGAGAACGTTGGTACTGTCAAAAATATCTTAGTAGACGAAGCAGGGCACTTTCGCTACTTTGTTGTCGATACAGGCTTCTGGATCTTCGGTAAGGAAGTATTGCTACCCGTTGGTCGTGCGCGGATTGACCAAGGTGCAAGAAGAGTAGTCGCATCAGGATTGACTAAAGACCAAGTAGAAGCATTACCAGAATTTAGCGATGACTTGCGCGTAGATTACGACTACGAAGAGCGCGTACGTGGAGTTTATCGCCCTCAAACAGTAGAATCAACTGCACCGTTAGACACATCTACAGCTGCTACAGGTGCTGTTGCTCCTAGAATGGATAATACAGAATACAACCGAGATACATACGACTACCAGTACGATGCTGATTTATATAATATGAATCGACAAGATCAGCAATCGCTTAAGCTTTATGAAGAGCGGTTAGTCGCAAATAAAACTCGCAGAAAAGCTGGAGAAGTCTCTATTGGTAAAAAGGTTGAGACAGAAACTGCTCAGGTTGCAATTCCAGTAGAAAAAGAAAAAGTTGTTGTTGAACGCACTACTCCTACTGATACGACGGTAACTTCTCCTGGAACTGATGCTTTCCGTGAAGGTGAAGTTGCACGTGTAGAATTACATGAAGAAGCAGCAGATGTTCAGAAAGAAGCTTTTGTGCGTGAAGAAGTCAAAGTGAAAAAAGTTACCGAACAAGACACTGTTAATGCACAAGAGACAATCCGTAAAGAAGAGTTGGATTTAGGCAAAACAGGTAACTTGAATGTTGACAAGCGAAATTAG